One genomic region from Spirosoma sp. KCTC 42546 encodes:
- a CDS encoding RNA polymerase sigma factor → MFFRKSSSFADNDLLSVIRACRVNDPRAQRTLFKQFFGYAKSICLRYTSSSEEAEDVLNEGFLKAFQHLDSYDETLPFKAWLRTILVNTAISHYRKNHRFEQHTSLDAGEQVAFDENIVDQIAAEEILALVQQLTPTYRTVFMMHVVDGYTLHEIAGILSHNEATVRSNYARARQKLQVLIKQAYPFYENSGPGATIPYHEN, encoded by the coding sequence TTGTTTTTCCGAAAATCGTCTTCCTTCGCCGATAATGATCTGCTAAGCGTTATTCGGGCTTGTCGCGTAAACGACCCGCGAGCCCAACGAACGCTGTTCAAGCAGTTTTTTGGCTATGCAAAGAGTATCTGCCTGCGCTACACCTCAAGTAGTGAGGAAGCCGAAGATGTACTAAACGAAGGATTTCTGAAAGCATTTCAGCATTTAGATAGTTATGATGAAACATTACCATTTAAAGCCTGGCTGCGGACAATTCTGGTAAATACGGCGATTAGTCACTATCGCAAAAATCATCGGTTTGAACAACACACATCGCTGGACGCGGGCGAACAGGTAGCCTTCGATGAGAATATTGTTGATCAGATTGCTGCTGAAGAGATTCTGGCCCTGGTTCAGCAACTAACACCAACCTACCGGACCGTATTTATGATGCACGTAGTGGATGGCTACACCCTCCACGAAATTGCCGGTATATTGAGCCATAACGAGGCTACTGTGCGTTCGAACTACGCCCGCGCCCGGCAGAAGTTACAGGTACTCATCAAACAAGCTTATCCATTTTACGAAAATTCTGGCCCTGGTGCCACCATTCCATATCATGAAAACTGA
- a CDS encoding threonine/serine dehydratase, whose amino-acid sequence MISFDTIREAHDRVRPYIHRTAVLTNQTINDRVGAELFFKCENFQKIGAFKARGGLNAVLQVVQNKEGNAITTHSSGNHAQAVAFAARQVGLPAYIVMPRTAPQVKKDAVHGYGAEIIECEPTLEAREAGVREVMERTGAVLVHPFDDDRVIAGQATAAKELIEDAGTSVPFDIIMAPVGGGGLLSGTALTTHYLSPKTRVIAGEPEGAADAVLSFQSGRVEKAPYINTIADGLMTTLSERTLAIIQSHVMDILTVSDAEIIAAMRLVWERMKIVIEPSSAVPLAAVLNYKEQFAGQKIGIIITGGNVDLGKLPF is encoded by the coding sequence ATGATTTCATTCGATACTATACGGGAGGCCCACGACCGAGTTCGGCCTTATATTCACCGCACTGCCGTGCTCACGAATCAAACTATTAATGACCGGGTCGGGGCCGAACTGTTCTTTAAATGCGAGAACTTTCAGAAAATAGGAGCTTTCAAAGCACGTGGTGGTCTCAATGCAGTTTTACAAGTTGTTCAGAATAAGGAAGGTAACGCCATAACAACGCATTCGTCGGGTAATCATGCACAGGCGGTTGCCTTTGCCGCTCGCCAGGTTGGTCTTCCCGCGTACATTGTGATGCCACGCACCGCACCGCAAGTGAAAAAAGACGCGGTTCATGGCTATGGTGCAGAGATCATTGAATGTGAACCAACCCTCGAAGCGCGCGAAGCTGGCGTTCGTGAGGTGATGGAACGAACAGGTGCCGTATTGGTTCACCCCTTCGACGACGACCGCGTGATTGCCGGGCAGGCTACGGCTGCCAAAGAGTTGATAGAGGATGCCGGAACGTCTGTACCATTCGATATAATTATGGCACCAGTTGGTGGGGGAGGACTACTTAGTGGTACAGCTTTGACCACTCATTACCTATCCCCAAAAACCCGTGTTATTGCCGGAGAGCCCGAAGGTGCCGCCGATGCCGTACTGTCATTTCAAAGCGGACGAGTAGAGAAAGCACCTTATATTAATACCATTGCCGATGGGCTCATGACAACCCTGAGTGAGCGAACACTGGCCATTATCCAGTCGCATGTTATGGATATTCTGACTGTTTCCGATGCTGAAATTATAGCGGCTATGCGACTCGTTTGGGAACGGATGAAAATCGTTATCGAGCCATCGAGTGCCGTTCCATTGGCCGCCGTTCTGAACTACAAAGAGCAGTTTGCCGGCCAAAAAATCGGCATTATTATAACGGGAGGGAATGTCGATTTAGGAAAATTGCCGTTTTGA
- a CDS encoding glycoside hydrolase family 88 protein has protein sequence MKRYLYFFLLLLGPVAFAQTPLNVDKEFAFAAKQYELMLKSHPDTTKFPQSTKPDGTPDDRKSDWWCSGFFGGSLWHIYERTKAPVWKAAANKWTMAVAKEQYNTGTHDLGFMLYCPFGNGYRLTKNETYPPILLTGAKSLSTRFDPKVGVIKSWNKFQNYDYPVIIDNMMNLEFLFWAAKRSGNKEFYNLSVTHADNTIKNHYRPDYSSYHVVCYNPDGTVAAKKTAQGYADNSAWARGQAWGLYGFTVMYRETKDKKYLDFARHIADFYLSHPNLPADKVPYWDFNAPNIPNEERDASAAAITASALLELCTYGGPSAKTYYQSAVKMLESLSSPAYKANLGENNNFILKHSVGHKPQKSEVDTPIIYADYYYLEALLRYDALQKKSAFRS, from the coding sequence ATGAAACGCTATCTCTATTTTTTTCTGCTATTACTTGGGCCGGTTGCCTTCGCTCAAACACCCTTAAACGTCGATAAAGAATTTGCCTTTGCTGCCAAACAGTATGAGCTAATGCTTAAAAGTCACCCCGACACTACCAAATTCCCACAGTCTACGAAGCCCGACGGCACACCTGACGACCGTAAATCGGACTGGTGGTGCAGTGGCTTCTTTGGTGGCTCACTCTGGCATATCTATGAACGAACCAAAGCGCCAGTCTGGAAAGCTGCCGCTAACAAATGGACGATGGCTGTGGCCAAAGAGCAATACAATACGGGTACCCACGACTTAGGTTTCATGCTCTATTGCCCCTTCGGTAATGGGTATCGGCTGACTAAAAATGAGACGTACCCACCCATATTACTCACGGGTGCGAAGTCACTATCTACCCGCTTCGACCCAAAGGTTGGGGTAATTAAATCGTGGAATAAATTTCAGAACTATGATTATCCTGTTATCATCGATAATATGATGAACCTGGAGTTCTTGTTCTGGGCAGCAAAACGATCGGGAAATAAAGAATTTTATAACCTCTCTGTCACACATGCCGATAATACGATAAAAAACCATTATCGGCCCGATTATAGTAGCTACCACGTCGTTTGTTACAATCCTGACGGTACTGTGGCGGCTAAAAAAACTGCGCAGGGCTACGCCGATAATTCGGCCTGGGCGCGGGGACAGGCATGGGGCTTATACGGCTTCACAGTGATGTATCGTGAAACAAAAGACAAAAAGTACCTGGATTTCGCTCGTCACATTGCGGATTTTTACCTGAGTCATCCAAACTTACCCGCCGACAAGGTTCCGTACTGGGACTTTAATGCGCCTAATATTCCCAACGAAGAACGGGATGCCTCGGCCGCTGCCATTACAGCCTCAGCTTTACTTGAGCTGTGCACCTACGGCGGTCCATCGGCCAAGACGTATTACCAATCAGCGGTGAAGATGCTGGAAAGCCTGTCCAGCCCAGCTTACAAAGCTAATTTGGGCGAGAATAATAACTTTATTCTGAAACACAGCGTAGGGCATAAACCCCAAAAGAGTGAAGTGGATACGCCAATCATTTACGCTGATTATTACTACCTAGAAGCATTACTCCGCTATGATGCGCTCCAGAAAAAATCAGCGTTCCGGTCGTAA
- a CDS encoding Gfo/Idh/MocA family protein, translating to MQSPTRREFIRTAALTGAATSVFPTILTNAESRSDKSADPKVRLAFIGVGARGRSHVDQALFRDDVEITAICDPAPEAISRTNAMIEKKGRKLPVAYTKGDEAFREMLKRDDIDGVVIATPWEWHVPMAVATMQAGKYAGVEVSATVTLKESWDLVNTFEKTGSHCMILENVCYRRDVLSVLNMIRKGMFGEMTYAHCGYQHDLRNIKFNDGKSIGGVGAEFGAKGYSEAHWRTQHSVDRNGDIYPTHGLGPVAHWLDINRGNRFTHLTSTATKSRGLHKYVVDKGGPDHPNAKVNFKLGDVVTTVVQCANGENIVIIHDTNSPRPYSLGFRAQGTNGIWMDDNDMIYLEGVSPKAHSWEPFAPYQEKYDHPLWKRHAQTAENAGHGGIDFFVLRAFIESIKAKTAPPIDVYDAAVWSAISPLSEQSIAGGSKPIEIPDFTRGKWKTNKPIFGLGDNY from the coding sequence ATGCAATCGCCTACCCGTCGTGAATTTATTCGAACAGCCGCCCTTACGGGCGCAGCAACCTCTGTTTTTCCAACTATTTTAACAAATGCCGAGTCTCGTTCGGATAAATCAGCTGATCCAAAAGTTCGGCTGGCGTTTATCGGTGTTGGTGCACGAGGACGCAGTCATGTTGACCAGGCGCTCTTCCGCGATGATGTTGAGATAACGGCTATTTGCGATCCTGCCCCCGAAGCAATCAGCCGCACCAATGCGATGATCGAAAAAAAGGGGCGGAAACTCCCGGTCGCTTATACAAAAGGGGATGAGGCTTTTCGGGAGATGCTTAAACGCGACGATATTGACGGGGTTGTCATTGCGACACCCTGGGAATGGCACGTTCCGATGGCCGTAGCCACCATGCAGGCGGGCAAATACGCGGGCGTGGAAGTATCAGCGACGGTAACGCTCAAAGAGTCCTGGGATTTAGTTAATACATTCGAGAAAACGGGTTCGCATTGCATGATTCTGGAGAATGTCTGCTACCGACGCGATGTGCTGTCGGTGCTGAACATGATTCGGAAGGGCATGTTTGGCGAAATGACCTACGCGCATTGCGGTTATCAGCACGATTTACGAAACATCAAATTCAACGATGGCAAATCCATTGGGGGCGTTGGTGCCGAGTTTGGCGCAAAAGGATACTCAGAAGCTCACTGGCGGACCCAGCACTCGGTTGATCGTAATGGCGATATTTACCCTACCCATGGACTCGGCCCAGTAGCTCATTGGCTCGATATTAACCGGGGTAACCGCTTTACCCACCTGACCAGTACAGCCACTAAAAGCCGGGGCCTTCACAAATACGTTGTCGACAAAGGGGGACCGGACCATCCGAACGCCAAGGTTAACTTTAAGCTGGGCGATGTGGTAACTACAGTAGTTCAGTGTGCCAATGGTGAGAATATCGTTATCATTCACGACACAAACTCTCCTCGCCCCTACTCGCTTGGTTTCCGGGCGCAGGGTACAAATGGCATCTGGATGGACGACAACGATATGATTTACCTGGAAGGTGTCAGCCCGAAAGCCCATAGCTGGGAGCCATTTGCCCCCTATCAGGAAAAATATGATCACCCACTCTGGAAACGCCACGCCCAAACCGCCGAAAACGCAGGTCACGGTGGCATCGACTTTTTTGTACTTCGGGCCTTCATTGAGTCAATAAAAGCGAAGACCGCTCCACCTATAGATGTATATGACGCAGCAGTCTGGAGTGCCATTAGCCCATTGTCAGAACAGAGTATAGCTGGGGGTAGCAAACCCATTGAAATTCCTGATTTCACCCGTGGAAAGTGGAAAACCAACAAGCCGATTTTTGGTCTCGGCGACAACTATTAA
- a CDS encoding GNAT family N-acetyltransferase, with product MILIRSITPEQTYPLRHNVLWPDKPFEYVKVENDADGYHFGAFLEDELVAVISLFVNDKDSRFRKFATRSDCQRQGIGTLLLNHVIDEAKRLRAITLWCDARLEAADFYRRFGMEAVSEVFYKGPIPYAKFSRAL from the coding sequence ATGATTTTAATTCGTTCCATCACGCCTGAGCAAACCTACCCGTTGCGGCATAATGTACTCTGGCCCGACAAACCTTTTGAGTATGTGAAGGTAGAAAACGATGCGGATGGCTATCATTTTGGGGCATTTCTGGAAGATGAGCTGGTTGCCGTAATCTCACTATTTGTTAACGACAAAGACAGCCGATTTAGAAAATTTGCTACTCGGTCTGATTGTCAGCGGCAGGGAATTGGTACGCTTTTATTAAACCATGTCATTGATGAAGCAAAACGGTTGAGAGCTATAACTCTCTGGTGTGATGCCCGGCTTGAAGCGGCAGATTTCTACCGTCGATTTGGTATGGAAGCTGTGAGTGAGGTATTCTATAAAGGGCCTATTCCGTACGCTAAATTTTCCCGAGCCTTGTGA
- a CDS encoding 6-carboxytetrahydropterin synthase: MDTSGTEVPRINTLSTSGQRVAVFRKEHFNAAHRLNNPNWSDEKNTRVYGKCNNPHFHGHNYELIVQVVGPIDPETGYVIDMKHLGDLMKEHVLDRFDHKNLNLDTDEFADLNPSAENIAIVIYTILRNQLSEGLDLKIRLYETERNFVEYPV; this comes from the coding sequence ATGGACACTTCTGGAACGGAAGTTCCCCGAATCAACACGCTCAGCACTAGTGGTCAGCGCGTTGCCGTATTTCGGAAAGAACATTTTAACGCGGCACATCGTCTGAACAACCCAAATTGGTCAGATGAAAAAAATACCCGTGTGTATGGTAAATGCAACAATCCCCATTTTCATGGTCATAACTATGAGCTGATTGTGCAGGTTGTTGGCCCGATTGATCCTGAAACGGGCTACGTAATTGACATGAAGCATCTTGGCGACCTTATGAAGGAACATGTCCTTGATCGCTTCGATCACAAGAACCTTAATCTTGATACCGATGAATTCGCCGATTTAAATCCGTCGGCCGAGAACATTGCCATCGTTATCTATACCATTTTACGCAATCAGCTAAGCGAGGGCTTAGATCTTAAAATCAGACTGTATGAAACTGAACGGAACTTCGTCGAATACCCCGTCTAA
- a CDS encoding sorbosone dehydrogenase family protein, whose amino-acid sequence MKTTTYLLTGVALSALFLSCNQKKDANQTGETVTTVDTIINLPAPFATKSAKNFSNVTGWPEGKTPQAPVGFTVTEFARDLDSPRWIYEAPNGDIFVAEANTERDGAKEKVINAVTGRNKSEREGTSANRITIFRDTNKDGKPDLRQPFLSGVDRPFGMLVLGNSFYVAGTGALMRYDYKPGQTKITAPGKKILDLPVGGYNNHWTRNLLAGPDGKKIYITVGSGSNVGEHGPENELRRANILEINPDGSGERIYASGLRNPVGMGWQPTTKVLYTAVNERDELGDDLVPDYMTSVKEGAFYGWPYSYYGQNEDPRRKGERPDLVKKALVPDVPLGSHTASLGLAFYDKTTGSRSTFPEKYQNGAFIGQHGSWNRSQLVGYKVVFVPFKDGKPGKPEDFLTGFLAGNNKDVHGRPVGVTVLSDGSMLVADDAAGRIWRVSADK is encoded by the coding sequence ATGAAAACAACCACATATCTGCTGACAGGCGTTGCGCTGTCGGCGCTATTTCTGAGCTGCAATCAGAAAAAAGACGCTAACCAGACTGGTGAGACGGTTACTACCGTCGATACAATAATTAACTTACCTGCGCCTTTCGCGACTAAATCGGCGAAAAACTTTAGTAATGTTACCGGCTGGCCCGAAGGCAAAACTCCCCAGGCACCAGTGGGCTTTACAGTTACGGAGTTCGCTCGTGATTTGGATAGCCCCCGCTGGATATATGAGGCTCCTAACGGCGACATCTTTGTAGCGGAAGCGAATACAGAACGAGACGGGGCCAAAGAAAAGGTCATTAATGCGGTAACCGGACGGAATAAATCCGAGCGGGAAGGAACCAGCGCCAATCGTATCACGATTTTCCGGGATACGAATAAAGATGGGAAACCTGATTTACGACAGCCATTTCTATCGGGTGTTGATCGGCCATTTGGCATGCTTGTTCTTGGTAACAGTTTCTACGTTGCTGGTACAGGTGCGTTAATGCGCTATGATTACAAACCGGGACAAACCAAGATAACGGCTCCCGGTAAGAAAATCCTGGATCTACCCGTTGGCGGCTACAACAACCACTGGACCCGAAATTTACTGGCCGGCCCCGATGGGAAGAAGATTTATATTACGGTTGGGTCAGGTAGTAACGTTGGGGAGCATGGGCCTGAGAATGAACTCCGCCGGGCTAATATTTTGGAAATCAATCCCGATGGTTCCGGTGAACGCATCTACGCCAGTGGTTTACGGAATCCCGTTGGTATGGGGTGGCAACCCACAACAAAGGTGCTCTATACGGCTGTTAACGAGCGTGACGAATTAGGTGATGACCTCGTACCAGATTATATGACGAGCGTGAAAGAGGGCGCGTTTTATGGCTGGCCTTATTCCTACTACGGACAAAATGAAGACCCTCGTCGGAAAGGTGAACGACCAGATTTAGTTAAGAAAGCCCTGGTGCCCGATGTGCCGCTTGGATCGCATACGGCTTCGCTTGGATTAGCTTTTTATGACAAAACGACGGGGTCACGCTCGACATTCCCCGAAAAATATCAAAACGGAGCCTTTATTGGACAGCATGGCTCCTGGAATCGTTCGCAACTCGTTGGTTATAAAGTCGTTTTTGTGCCGTTTAAGGACGGGAAACCCGGCAAGCCTGAAGATTTTTTAACCGGCTTTCTGGCGGGGAATAACAAAGACGTACACGGTCGACCCGTTGGCGTGACTGTACTTTCTGATGGATCAATGCTTGTAGCTGACGATGCTGCCGGGCGTATTTGGCGGGTATCAGCGGATAAGTAA
- a CDS encoding sugar phosphate isomerase/epimerase produces MTTNRRSFLKQAAGSLAGMAVMPAVFAEAPTKKMFFDISLAEWSLHKALFGKKITNLDFPGIARKEFDISIVEYVNQFFKDKAQDKTYLNDLLTRCKDNGITNHLIMIDGEGNLGASDAAERMKAVENHHRWVECAKYLGCKTIRVNAAGQGTAEEVSKAAVEGLSKLGEFAKTMNINVIVENHGGYSSNGQWLSGVMKQVGMKNVGTLPDFGNFCIKHGQGHACLEEYDRYKGTAELMPFAKGASAKFYDFDANGNCVETDYNRIMKIVKDSGFKGTIGIEYEGDGLEEYEGIRKAKAILERVGPTV; encoded by the coding sequence ATGACTACCAACCGTCGTTCGTTCCTGAAACAAGCTGCTGGCTCGCTGGCAGGTATGGCTGTTATGCCAGCTGTTTTTGCTGAAGCACCCACAAAAAAAATGTTCTTCGATATTTCACTGGCTGAGTGGTCATTACACAAAGCACTGTTCGGTAAGAAAATTACGAACCTGGATTTTCCAGGCATTGCGCGTAAAGAGTTCGATATCAGCATTGTTGAGTATGTGAACCAGTTCTTCAAAGACAAAGCACAGGACAAAACCTATCTCAACGACTTGCTAACCCGTTGCAAAGACAATGGGATTACGAACCACTTGATTATGATCGATGGAGAAGGAAACCTGGGCGCTTCCGATGCTGCTGAACGGATGAAAGCGGTTGAAAATCACCACAGATGGGTGGAATGTGCCAAGTACCTGGGTTGTAAAACCATCCGGGTTAATGCTGCCGGGCAAGGCACTGCCGAGGAAGTTTCCAAAGCTGCCGTTGAAGGCTTAAGCAAATTAGGTGAGTTCGCCAAAACCATGAATATCAACGTCATCGTTGAAAACCACGGTGGTTATTCATCAAATGGCCAATGGCTATCCGGTGTGATGAAACAGGTGGGAATGAAAAACGTGGGCACCCTCCCCGACTTTGGCAATTTCTGCATCAAACATGGCCAGGGGCACGCCTGTCTGGAAGAATACGATCGCTATAAGGGAACAGCCGAGCTAATGCCATTTGCGAAAGGTGCATCAGCTAAATTCTACGACTTCGACGCAAATGGTAACTGCGTTGAAACTGACTATAATCGCATCATGAAGATTGTGAAAGACAGCGGTTTTAAAGGAACCATTGGCATCGAATACGAAGGCGATGGTCTTGAGGAGTATGAAGGTATCCGTAAGGCAAAAGCAATACTCGAACGCGTAGGGCCAACGGTATAA
- the folE gene encoding GTP cyclohydrolase I FolE yields the protein MKLNGTSSNTPSNGHALNGHGHHSDELVDELGDDHGTSSIDTPMRDDAFALDDDLKMELIEEHFREIMNILGLDLTDDSLKGSPRRVAKMYVKEIFSGLNPANKPKSTLFDNKFQYNEMLVEKDITVQTYCEHHFVPIIGKAHVAYISSGKVIGLSKLNRIVEYFCKRPQVQERLTIQIADELKRVLETEDVAVIIDAKHLCVSTRGVRDLNSTTITSSYSGKFEQEATRQELLRYVAQPSVGL from the coding sequence ATGAAACTGAACGGAACTTCGTCGAATACCCCGTCTAATGGCCATGCGCTAAATGGACATGGACACCATAGCGACGAATTAGTGGATGAACTCGGCGATGATCATGGAACAAGTTCTATTGACACACCGATGCGTGATGATGCGTTTGCCCTTGATGATGACCTGAAAATGGAGTTAATTGAAGAGCATTTTCGCGAAATTATGAATATTCTGGGCCTGGATCTGACGGACGATAGTTTGAAAGGCTCGCCCCGGCGCGTTGCCAAAATGTATGTGAAGGAGATTTTCAGCGGTCTGAATCCAGCAAACAAGCCCAAATCAACGCTGTTCGACAACAAGTTTCAGTACAATGAGATGCTGGTTGAAAAAGACATCACCGTTCAAACGTACTGCGAACACCATTTTGTGCCCATTATTGGTAAAGCCCATGTGGCTTATATTTCCAGTGGGAAAGTAATTGGTCTTTCGAAACTGAACCGGATTGTGGAGTATTTCTGCAAGCGTCCTCAGGTTCAGGAGCGTCTGACGATACAGATTGCCGATGAACTGAAGCGTGTCCTGGAAACAGAGGATGTTGCCGTCATTATTGATGCCAAACACCTTTGCGTGTCAACGCGTGGAGTTCGTGATCTGAATAGCACAACCATCACCTCGTCTTATAGCGGCAAGTTTGAGCAGGAAGCCACCCGGCAGGAATTGCTTCGGTATGTAGCTCAGCCAAGTGTAGGACTTTAA
- a CDS encoding SGNH/GDSL hydrolase family protein → MNVLVIGDEHTYGFGLSGGNLSFVGHFIRQVSRAGQPVSVEAYAHLTMAQMSSTLAQLPLSRFDLIVLQLDHRIIQPAVFDSVNVPCLATPALPQSLTLQSRDTEAGQLSSFKAMSTLLRSFVRSRDKMALSVLLKQLRPFRHNVLILTPFPNRDRINQWVRQRSRNLLLQEAENQLFSVFDSDLVIRPEEEYFLANDPQHLNAISHELLGHSLFDFYLSAPTIVTIQAIRRYY, encoded by the coding sequence ATGAACGTGTTGGTAATTGGCGATGAACATACCTATGGCTTCGGCCTGTCGGGAGGAAACTTAAGTTTCGTAGGGCATTTTATTCGGCAGGTTAGCCGAGCCGGGCAACCCGTGTCGGTAGAAGCCTATGCTCATTTAACGATGGCGCAGATGTCGTCTACGCTGGCGCAACTACCCCTCAGCCGTTTCGACTTAATTGTTCTTCAACTTGACCATCGGATTATTCAGCCCGCCGTCTTCGACTCGGTGAATGTGCCTTGTTTGGCGACACCGGCGTTACCACAGTCACTGACATTGCAATCTAGGGATACAGAGGCTGGGCAACTTAGCTCATTCAAGGCAATGAGCACCTTATTACGTTCTTTCGTTCGGTCGCGCGACAAAATGGCCTTGTCTGTTTTGCTGAAACAGTTACGCCCCTTCCGTCATAATGTTTTGATACTGACTCCGTTTCCGAATCGGGATCGGATTAACCAGTGGGTTCGGCAACGGAGCCGCAACTTATTGTTACAGGAAGCGGAAAATCAATTGTTCAGTGTATTTGATTCCGATTTAGTAATTCGCCCAGAAGAAGAGTATTTTTTGGCAAATGACCCACAACATCTTAATGCTATCAGCCATGAACTATTAGGGCATTCCTTGTTTGACTTTTATTTGTCGGCTCCAACTATTGTAACAATTCAGGCTATTCGGCGCTATTACTAG
- a CDS encoding MBL fold metallo-hydrolase — translation MKRFRTIMIFTAFILTGLVVATLLFMQQSTFGRNPAETRLDRIKHSPNYKDGSFQNLEPTEVMREDASYAGLMRDFFQKDKNNIPPLPLPSIKTDLKALGDSTPTIVWFGHSSYLIKSKGVTLLVDPVFSGHASPVSFFGKSFPGTDVYSVDDMPAIDYLVLSHDHYDHLDYETVTKLIPKVKKFYTALGVGAHLERWGVPADRIVEFDWWEHQPVAPGIDLTATPARHFSGRSFARGKTLWTSFVLNLHGYKLFLGGDSGYGKHFQTIGDQYGPFDLAILECGQYGKDWPNIHMMPEEVITAAQDLRARTLLPVHWAKFSLAMHAWNEPIERLLKKADKEGFDVTTPKIGEPVVLNASYPRAVWWNF, via the coding sequence ATGAAACGCTTTCGAACCATCATGATATTTACTGCATTTATATTGACTGGATTAGTGGTAGCAACGCTGCTTTTTATGCAACAAAGCACCTTCGGCCGCAATCCAGCCGAGACCCGATTAGACCGAATCAAACACTCCCCGAACTACAAGGATGGTTCATTTCAGAATCTGGAACCAACCGAAGTGATGCGCGAAGATGCGTCGTATGCGGGGCTGATGCGTGATTTCTTTCAAAAAGATAAAAATAACATTCCACCCCTGCCTCTTCCGTCCATTAAAACAGATCTGAAAGCTTTGGGGGACTCAACACCAACAATCGTCTGGTTTGGCCATTCATCCTACCTGATCAAATCAAAAGGCGTGACCCTTCTGGTCGATCCTGTATTCAGCGGCCATGCGTCGCCCGTATCGTTTTTCGGCAAGTCGTTTCCGGGAACGGATGTATATAGCGTCGACGACATGCCTGCTATTGATTATCTGGTTCTTTCCCACGACCACTACGATCACCTCGATTATGAGACCGTTACGAAATTGATTCCTAAAGTCAAGAAATTCTACACCGCTTTAGGTGTGGGTGCCCACCTCGAACGCTGGGGTGTTCCGGCCGATCGGATCGTGGAATTTGATTGGTGGGAACATCAGCCCGTTGCACCCGGTATTGACCTGACAGCCACCCCTGCCCGGCATTTTTCGGGCCGCAGTTTTGCACGAGGAAAAACCCTATGGACTTCCTTCGTGCTGAACCTTCACGGCTACAAACTATTTCTGGGGGGCGATTCAGGCTACGGCAAACATTTTCAGACCATTGGCGATCAGTACGGCCCGTTCGATCTGGCTATTCTCGAATGCGGGCAGTATGGTAAAGACTGGCCAAACATCCATATGATGCCCGAAGAAGTCATTACTGCTGCCCAGGATCTACGGGCAAGAACTTTACTCCCTGTGCACTGGGCCAAATTTTCCCTAGCCATGCACGCCTGGAACGAACCCATTGAACGGCTACTCAAAAAAGCGGACAAAGAAGGTTTCGACGTAACAACCCCCAAGATTGGTGAACCCGTTGTGTTGAACGCGTCCTACCCAAGAGCCGTGTGGTGGAATTTCTAA